The bacterium DNA segment TCGATCGTTACCTGGATCGAACTATGGCCCATCTGGCGGGAAACCCACCAGACAGATGCGCCTTTTTGGAGAAGAAAGGTTGCGTATGTATGGCGGAGATCGTGCAAGCGGATTTTTCTTAGTCCCAATTTTTTCAGGATCCCGGCATGAACCTTTCTGCAATGGTTAATGTTGATTCGCGCTTTGCCTGAAAGTGAACAGAGCACATAGAGAACTGAACCGTATTTTTGCTTTTGCTCCGCTTTCCAGGCGCGCAAGTCCTGAGCAAGGGAGTCGGTTAATTTCACGAAGCGAACACTTTTCTTGCTTTTGGGCGGTCCAAGCTTTCCATCTTTCGTAAGGGTGCGTCTGATATGAATTCTTTTCTTGTCCAGGTTGACTTCTTCCCAATTGAGCGC contains these protein-coding regions:
- a CDS encoding site-specific integrase, whose amino-acid sequence is ALNWEEVNLDKKRIHIRRTLTKDGKLGPPKSKKSVRFVKLTDSLAQDLRAWKAEQKQKYGSVLYVLCSLSGKARININHCRKVHAGILKKLGLRKIRLHDLRHTYATFLLQKGASVWWVSRQMGHSSIQVTIDTYFHYLPDEDARDAAFLNEFPSGSDQEND